The Kribbella jejuensis region TTTCTGGTCCCGTTCGCGTTCGTACTCACCGACAACGGTGCGCATCTGCTCGGTCAGGGCTCGTTCGCGGGCATGGTGTGGACCACGCTGGTGTCGATGCTGGCCGTCGCCGCGCTCGCGGTGGTGACGGGCGGTTGGATCTTCGTCTCTTGTGGCTGGCTGGAGCGGGCGGTCTGCGTACCGGCGGCGCTGCTGCTGCTGTACCTCGCGCCCGTAACTGTCACGGCCGGAATCTGTTTGCTACTTGTTGCCGTCGTCATCAATCTGGTCCGGCGGCAACGCCAGGCCACTGCCGAGGAAGGAACCGCTGGATGAGATTCCGTGGTCTCGTGGCGCTCGTTGCCGTTGTGGGGCTTACTGCCTGTGGTGGTCAGCGCCAACCGGCCGGCTCCTCGGACGGTGGTGGACGGCTGACGATTGCCACCGGCAACACGACGGGCGTGTACTACCAGCTCGGTGGTGCGCTGGCCTCGGTGATCTCGGCCAAGATGTCCGGCTATCGCGCCACGGCGAGCGAGACCGGCGCCTCGGTGCAGAACATCCAGGGGCTGGTCAGCGGCAACTACGACATCGCGTTCTCGCTCGGTGACTCGGCCGCGGACGCCGTCAACGGTGTGAACAGCTTCAAGTCCAAGCAGGACGTGGTCGCGCTCACCCGGCTGTACAACAACTACACCCAGGTCGCCGTACGGACCTCGGCGAACATCACGTCGATCGCCGACCTGAAGGGCAAGCGGGTCTCCACCGGCTCGCCGAACTCGGGTACCGAGGTGATCGCCCGCCGGCTGCTCGAGGCGGCCGGGCTCGATCCCGCGCACGACGTGAC contains the following coding sequences:
- a CDS encoding TAXI family TRAP transporter solute-binding subunit; the encoded protein is MRFRGLVALVAVVGLTACGGQRQPAGSSDGGGRLTIATGNTTGVYYQLGGALASVISAKMSGYRATASETGASVQNIQGLVSGNYDIAFSLGDSAADAVNGVNSFKSKQDVVALTRLYNNYTQVAVRTSANITSIADLKGKRVSTGSPNSGTEVIARRLLEAAGLDPAHDVTAQRLGLPESVDAMKSGSIDALVWSGGLPTGGITDLVTSMGNGVKLLPITDLLPKMQEKYGSVYSAAPIPAATYKQPADVQTIVVPNVLLVRKDMKDELAEQLTKTLYDNKDALVAVNAAAKGITLDNADKTDPVPLHPGAKKAIDGLR